A single genomic interval of Persephonella atlantica harbors:
- a CDS encoding LysE family translocator, which translates to MMYIKDIFTGLVFGIGAGLSPGPLMALLISETIQGHRKNGILVSISPIITDIPILLTFLFLLEKIKDFEEIIGIISLTGALILFYFGYKNFTLKEFSIKTDLSGSLKKGVILNILNPYTYLFWFFIGAPYVEKAGVIGGALFTVSFFVGITGSMIVIVLFTEKLKKFLESRYYLLLLKGIGALFFIFGILLIKDGLEHLNVI; encoded by the coding sequence ATGATGTACATAAAGGATATATTCACAGGTCTTGTGTTTGGTATTGGTGCTGGCCTTTCTCCGGGACCATTAATGGCTCTGCTTATATCTGAAACCATTCAGGGGCATAGAAAAAACGGCATCTTAGTTTCCATATCTCCCATAATAACAGACATACCTATACTTCTAACATTTTTGTTTCTGTTAGAAAAGATAAAAGATTTTGAAGAGATTATAGGCATTATATCCTTAACAGGTGCTCTTATTCTGTTTTATTTTGGTTATAAAAACTTTACCCTGAAAGAGTTTTCCATAAAAACTGACCTTTCAGGTTCACTGAAAAAAGGTGTTATCCTGAACATACTCAATCCATACACATACCTTTTCTGGTTTTTTATTGGAGCCCCATATGTAGAGAAAGCTGGTGTAATCGGCGGAGCGTTGTTTACAGTTTCCTTTTTTGTAGGAATAACAGGCAGTATGATTGTTATTGTGCTGTTCACAGAAAAGCTGAAAAAATTTCTTGAAAGCAGGTATTATTTACTGCTCCTCAAAGGCATTGGCGCTCTATTTTTTATTTTTGGTATCTTGCTGATAAAAGATGGTCTGGAGCATCTCAATGTAATTTAA
- a CDS encoding esterase/lipase family protein produces the protein MKTITLIIHGWSDCSQSFVHMKEFLIKNGIGDVDTIYYADYESREDNITYDDVIDGLYDRFKEKGFIDEDGNPLVSLNVIVHSTGGLIIRHFISEYYSDRIDKCPIKKIVMLAPANFGSPLAHYGKSLLGMVFKGRYKFGDMFEVGRKLLSGLELASPFQWELAHRDIFSKTVFYSPEKVQTFIFVGADGYSGLRKIVNKKGTDGTVVVSGADLKTVKFSVDFTGKQKKIEFLTPHLDTVFCVLRGYNHGSIVEEVKTGKRSKIGRLLLEALRIKTPQEYTQFKEKAKKITEETFKNRKIYQQFFIRAVDDHKNPVKDYTIEFFVRRYRKEYIKGNTVSTEKIDLDEIFWSEKFHTLLTDEFHTNTTDSSYRRFLVDIKALKKLIKECCNALKSDIMLSVKIHVPRVDEGIYYNTEILKNILLLKTENGEIVYQKPSIFYPNTTTMMELKINRSTKYVTVDTKPKFR, from the coding sequence ATGAAGACCATAACCCTTATAATCCACGGCTGGAGTGACTGTTCCCAGTCCTTTGTCCACATGAAAGAGTTTCTTATAAAAAATGGCATTGGAGATGTTGACACAATCTATTACGCAGATTACGAAAGCAGGGAAGATAATATAACATATGATGATGTTATTGATGGGCTGTACGACAGATTCAAAGAAAAGGGATTTATAGACGAAGATGGGAATCCCCTTGTGAGTCTCAATGTTATTGTTCATTCTACAGGAGGTCTGATTATAAGACATTTTATATCTGAATATTACTCAGACAGGATAGATAAATGTCCCATAAAAAAGATTGTAATGCTTGCTCCTGCTAACTTTGGCTCACCACTTGCCCATTACGGAAAATCACTCCTTGGTATGGTGTTTAAAGGAAGATATAAGTTTGGTGATATGTTTGAGGTTGGAAGAAAGCTGCTGAGTGGACTGGAGCTTGCAAGTCCTTTCCAGTGGGAGCTTGCCCACAGAGACATATTTTCAAAAACTGTGTTTTATTCACCGGAGAAGGTGCAAACCTTTATATTTGTTGGAGCAGACGGATATTCTGGACTGAGAAAGATTGTAAACAAAAAGGGAACAGATGGAACAGTTGTTGTGTCAGGGGCAGACCTGAAAACTGTAAAGTTTTCTGTAGATTTTACAGGTAAGCAGAAGAAAATAGAGTTTTTAACACCCCATTTAGATACGGTTTTCTGCGTTCTCAGGGGATACAACCACGGGAGCATCGTTGAAGAAGTAAAAACAGGAAAAAGGTCAAAAATAGGAAGGCTACTCCTTGAAGCCTTAAGAATAAAAACTCCACAGGAATATACCCAATTTAAAGAAAAAGCTAAAAAGATTACAGAAGAAACATTTAAAAACAGGAAAATATACCAGCAGTTTTTTATAAGGGCGGTGGACGACCATAAAAATCCAGTAAAGGACTACACAATAGAGTTTTTTGTTCGCCGATACAGGAAAGAGTATATAAAAGGAAATACTGTTTCTACAGAAAAAATAGATTTAGATGAGATTTTCTGGAGTGAAAAATTTCACACTCTCCTGACAGACGAGTTCCATACAAACACGACAGACAGTAGCTACAGAAGATTTTTAGTGGATATAAAAGCCCTGAAAAAGCTGATTAAAGAATGCTGTAATGCTCTAAAAAGCGACATTATGCTGAGTGTGAAGATACACGTCCCAAGGGTTGATGAGGGGATTTATTACAATACAGAGATTTTAAAGAACATACTTCTCCTTAAAACAGAAAATGGAGAGATTGTTTATCAAAAACCATCCATATTCTATCCAAACACAACAACTATGATGGAGCTAAAAATAAACCGGTCAACAAAATATGTAACTGTAGACACAAAACCTAAGTTCAGGTGA
- a CDS encoding PASTA domain-containing protein — MPEEFIRRLAETVERLEAERNSLRLEISNLERELSQIKELENEISLLKEKIVYLEEQLKKQPPKKKRLKKISINQFLNSINSSILEFERATKQVSGEKSYTISDITVELRVLVDLDDEMKIKVPDETVEISPEMLSKINFRLSPVVIEKEEEWIEVPNLVGLGLKEGEKLLKEKGLKYKVEKKESPYPENTIINQYPEPYTEVKKEVVIKLYVSKGKR; from the coding sequence ATGCCTGAAGAGTTTATCAGGAGATTGGCAGAAACGGTAGAAAGATTAGAAGCAGAGAGAAACTCTTTAAGATTAGAAATATCTAACCTTGAGAGGGAACTGTCCCAGATAAAAGAGTTGGAAAATGAGATATCACTGCTGAAAGAAAAGATTGTATATTTAGAAGAGCAGTTGAAAAAACAGCCTCCAAAGAAAAAAAGGTTGAAGAAAATATCCATTAATCAGTTTTTAAACAGTATAAACAGCTCTATTTTAGAATTTGAGAGGGCTACAAAACAGGTGTCAGGAGAAAAATCTTATACTATTTCTGACATCACAGTGGAACTGAGAGTTCTTGTTGATTTAGATGATGAAATGAAAATCAAAGTTCCAGATGAGACAGTTGAGATAAGTCCAGAAATGCTCAGCAAGATAAATTTCAGGCTGTCTCCAGTGGTTATAGAGAAAGAGGAAGAGTGGATAGAAGTTCCCAATCTTGTAGGATTAGGCCTGAAAGAAGGGGAAAAACTACTGAAAGAAAAAGGTCTAAAATACAAAGTGGAAAAGAAAGAAAGCCCATATCCAGAAAATACTATAATTAATCAGTACCCTGAGCCTTACACAGAAGTGAAAAAAGAGGTAGTTATAAAGCTGTATGTATCAAAGGGCAAAAGATGA
- the uvrA gene encoding excinuclease ABC subunit UvrA: protein MDRIVIHGARQHNLKNIDLEIPKNKLIVITGPSGSGKSSLAFDTIYAEGQRRYVESLSAYARQFLGLMEKPDVDSIDGLSPAIAIDQKTTTKNPRSTVGTVTEIYDYLRLLFARVGKPHCPECGNLISSQSPEEITEQVLKFPEGTKIQILAPVVRGKKGQHREIIEKIKRMGYPRVRVDGEIYMVEEVPQLEKNKKHTIEVVIDRIVIKDGIRSRLVDSIEQALKLGDGIVVVNNLSEKKDYLFSEKFACPEHGFSIAELSPRLFSFNSPYGACPECKGLGVIHRIDVDALVDYSRAVIEAFRITDSFYFKYIKGMVYDIIYYYGVNKYTKFKDLPEKVKEELLLEIVPHLERKYLETDNEKQREELEKYIREITCPVCHGARLRREALYVLVGGKSIWDVVQMNIQQAYNFFDEFEKSPMAEKDRIIAEKIIKEIKERLKFLLDVGLDYLTLERSATTLSGGEAQRIRLATQIGSKLSGVLYVLDEPSIGLHPRDTAKLINTLKELRDLDNTVIVVEHDPETIEEADVIVDMGPGSGVFGGEIVAVGTPQEIMENPKSLTGKYLSGKLKIPVPSKRRTPDPEKKLVIKGASEHNLKNIDVEIPLGLFVAITGVSGSGKSTLIYDILWQAAKNRFHHRNEPVGKHEKIEGWEFIDKVINVDQSPIGRTPRSNPATYTKVFDQIRALFAATPEAKIRGYSPGRFSFNVKGGRCEACKGDGVVKIEMHFLPDVYVTCEVCQGKRYNRETLSITYKGKNIADILDMTVSEALEFFQNVPSIRNKLKVLYDVGLDYIKLGQPATTLSGGEAQRIKLTRELSKRDTGKTLYLLDEPTTGLHSHDVEKLIRVLNRLVEKGNTVVVIEHNLDVIKSADWIIDLGPEGGDRGGQIVVSGTPEQVMENPRSYTGKFLKKYITENTLI from the coding sequence ATGGATAGGATTGTTATACACGGAGCCCGCCAGCACAACCTGAAAAACATTGACCTTGAAATACCAAAGAATAAACTTATTGTAATCACAGGACCTTCAGGTTCAGGTAAATCATCACTTGCTTTTGATACCATATACGCAGAAGGTCAGAGAAGATATGTAGAGAGTCTCTCTGCCTATGCAAGACAGTTTTTAGGTCTGATGGAAAAGCCTGATGTGGACAGTATTGATGGACTGTCTCCTGCTATTGCCATAGACCAGAAAACAACAACAAAAAATCCCCGCTCTACTGTTGGAACAGTAACAGAGATTTACGATTATCTCCGTCTTCTTTTTGCAAGGGTAGGAAAACCCCACTGCCCAGAGTGTGGAAATCTAATAAGCTCCCAGTCTCCAGAAGAGATTACAGAGCAGGTTCTAAAATTTCCTGAAGGAACAAAAATACAGATTTTAGCCCCTGTTGTGAGGGGGAAAAAAGGACAGCACAGAGAGATTATAGAAAAGATAAAAAGAATGGGATATCCAAGGGTAAGGGTTGATGGTGAAATCTACATGGTGGAAGAAGTTCCACAGCTTGAGAAAAACAAAAAGCATACCATAGAGGTAGTGATAGACCGGATAGTCATAAAGGATGGTATAAGGTCAAGATTAGTTGACAGTATAGAGCAGGCCTTGAAGTTAGGGGACGGCATTGTTGTAGTAAATAACCTTTCTGAAAAAAAAGACTATCTGTTCAGTGAAAAGTTTGCCTGTCCAGAGCACGGGTTTTCTATTGCTGAACTTTCTCCAAGGCTGTTTTCCTTTAACAGCCCATACGGAGCCTGTCCAGAATGTAAAGGATTGGGAGTTATACACAGGATAGATGTTGACGCCCTCGTTGATTACAGCAGGGCAGTTATAGAAGCTTTCCGTATCACAGACAGCTTTTATTTTAAATACATAAAGGGTATGGTTTACGACATTATTTACTACTATGGAGTAAATAAATACACAAAGTTTAAAGACCTGCCAGAAAAAGTAAAAGAAGAGCTCTTACTTGAAATTGTTCCTCACCTTGAAAGGAAGTATTTAGAAACAGACAACGAAAAACAGAGGGAAGAGTTGGAAAAATATATCAGAGAGATTACCTGTCCTGTCTGTCACGGTGCAAGGCTGAGGAGAGAAGCCCTTTATGTTCTCGTAGGAGGGAAGTCTATCTGGGATGTTGTTCAGATGAACATCCAGCAGGCTTACAACTTTTTTGATGAGTTTGAAAAATCTCCTATGGCTGAAAAGGACAGGATAATAGCTGAAAAGATTATCAAAGAGATAAAAGAGAGGTTAAAATTTCTCCTTGATGTTGGTCTGGATTATCTGACATTAGAGAGGTCTGCAACAACTCTCTCAGGAGGAGAGGCACAGAGAATAAGACTTGCAACACAGATAGGTTCTAAACTGAGCGGTGTTCTGTATGTTCTTGACGAGCCTTCAATTGGTCTACATCCCAGAGATACAGCAAAGCTGATAAATACATTAAAAGAGCTTAGAGACCTTGACAATACTGTAATAGTTGTGGAGCACGACCCGGAAACAATAGAAGAGGCTGACGTAATAGTGGATATGGGTCCAGGTAGCGGTGTGTTTGGGGGAGAGATTGTTGCTGTTGGAACACCTCAGGAGATAATGGAAAATCCTAAATCACTGACAGGAAAGTATCTCAGTGGAAAACTGAAAATACCGGTTCCTTCTAAAAGGAGAACACCTGACCCTGAAAAGAAATTAGTTATAAAAGGAGCATCGGAGCACAATTTGAAAAACATAGACGTGGAAATTCCTTTAGGTCTTTTTGTGGCCATCACAGGAGTATCAGGGAGTGGAAAATCTACCCTTATTTATGACATCCTCTGGCAGGCTGCAAAAAATAGATTCCACCACCGGAACGAGCCTGTTGGAAAGCACGAAAAAATTGAAGGCTGGGAATTTATTGATAAGGTAATTAATGTTGACCAGTCTCCCATAGGAAGGACTCCCCGTTCCAATCCTGCAACATACACAAAGGTTTTTGACCAGATAAGGGCGCTGTTTGCAGCCACTCCAGAGGCAAAAATAAGGGGATACTCACCGGGAAGATTTTCCTTTAATGTGAAGGGAGGAAGATGTGAAGCCTGTAAGGGAGATGGTGTTGTAAAGATAGAAATGCATTTCCTTCCTGATGTTTATGTAACATGTGAGGTCTGTCAGGGCAAAAGATACAACAGAGAAACTCTGTCTATAACATATAAGGGTAAAAATATAGCAGACATATTGGATATGACTGTTTCAGAAGCCCTTGAATTCTTCCAGAATGTTCCTTCTATCAGAAATAAGCTGAAAGTTTTGTATGATGTGGGACTGGATTACATAAAGTTGGGACAGCCTGCAACAACCCTGTCAGGAGGAGAAGCACAGAGAATTAAACTAACCAGAGAACTTTCAAAAAGAGACACAGGTAAAACCCTTTACCTTTTAGATGAACCTACAACAGGTCTCCATTCCCACGATGTGGAAAAGCTTATCCGTGTACTGAACAGACTGGTTGAGAAAGGAAACACAGTGGTAGTTATAGAGCACAATCTTGATGTAATAAAGTCAGCAGACTGGATTATAGACCTTGGTCCTGAAGGAGGGGACAGGGGAGGCCAGATTGTAGTTTCAGGAACCCCTGAACAGGTGATGGAAAATCCCCGTTCTTACACAGGGAAGTTTTTGAAGAAATATATTACAGAAAATACATTAATATAG